The Solanum pennellii chromosome 11, SPENNV200 sequence TaatatttaacaattaataaagtcacataataaaataatattgacgTAACAATAATACTGATAAAAAAGTAATAGATTTTACATATTTAGAATCCCACTCTATCGCTGAAAAGGTAAAAATTCTCAATCTTTTATATCCTTATATCTATCatcatatattttcatatcTATTGTTATATCCTCGATGataaaaaaactaatatattAAACATATAGTACCTACaaagaatttttatttcatttttctagaaaatgttgggttttaccaaaataaatgtgaaaaacaAGAGAATCACAGCACATATAAATGCATGCATGCAAAATGTAAAGTAATAAAGAATTAAATGGTTGAGCCTATTTTTGTGCTGTTTTCATGCACTTGCATTTCTTAACAAATACGCAATAAATGACAAAGTgacaaaaaaatagtatatttatattttgttcaattcAATCTCCTTTCATGTCAAACAATTCAAACtaattttttgacaaatatgaattttgaattcCTATATCAGccaatacatatattttttttattaacatatgtatatgtaatatttcaaaatataaattattatagacatataagtaattttaaaagtatacTTCAGcgtatataaatattaaaaaagaatgttaAAGATTCTGCTGATATTCGTTAATTGTTGTTAGATGCAATGTTATTTTAGATTTTCTGAACATTTATAAAGAGTGATAATTGccacaacaaaaatatttaacgATTTAATTTActgtcattaattaattatcatttaaagTCATTTTTAGAGTAGTGTCATaacatcaaaaatattatttgcatTATCTGTatgtttcaaaatataattataagtaattGTATATTATGTGGTCATATTTATGCTTTAAAGaggattataattttttttaaaagaaaaacaaaattgagACACAATAACCTAGCGCATTTAATTTACCCATTGACTACCATAACATATATACACAACTTAAACGGCACGgaccaaattaattaatttatttttgaaaatttcttaAAGATAGTAGTCTCATATAACtccatttcaaaatttcattttgtttcttaaaagaTCGATCTAAATTATTGTAAACTGAATAGAATTTCTTCAGTTTTAATCAAATATATTAggtttaaatatttgaaaattaaaaaaaaaaggatatgtTGAAAGTATCTTTAGAAATCGATTTTAACAAtgtaatgaatttaaatttaatcaaatttcaatatACGTATCAAATATCGCAGTCTCATATATTAATATGAACAACATAAAGATCAACATAAATTATCGTAGAATGATTGAAATATCTCCAACCTCaatcaaatatttcatatccgagcaatagaaaatcaaaaagaaTCTATGAAAGTGCATCTAGAAATAAGTTTTAACAATACAGTAATACACTGATTCAAATTTAGTCAAATCATATATGTCGTtgctaaatataaaataaagtaaaatgagTGATCCGCCTATTTGCCTGAATTCCAATCGTCAACTTTCTCTTTCATCAACACTTGCTTTAGATACGTCAGTCAGCAGCGTTGAACATGTTTCTTTGATATATTTCAATCGTTAATTTTCTACTTCTTGAACAGTTTAAAATCCCTCCAaccttaattaaatatttcaaatttaagcatttgaaaaatatatgttgaaaatgcatccaaaaataaatttcaattataaataaatttaaattttaatcaaatataaatacacatatCAACCTtggtttgaaaaatataaaataaagcaaAATGAAAGTAAAGAGTAATAAATAATTAGAGTCACGCTGAGAAGCAGAGGACACAACATCTTGAAACGTGTGATTTTGTTCTGCTTTTTCTTGGACTTTGgctccttttttaaaaaaattaattaattaattaactacttGTATTTAATTTCCTTCATGAGGCATCAATGTCTTTTTattaagtattattattattattgaaaaaaaaaactctcttttGATATGTCAACTGCGGTGAAGATCTGCCAATTGCAACtttgattagttttttttttcacaaaaaagaaCCTTCCATAAACCAATAATTAAACAGTTTAATTatggttaaaaataaataatcatggTTAGACAAGAGGCCAATATATTTGACCATCACCAATATCAGTTTGTGCTAGACAATCTACATTAtactaagtatatttttgataatgtgttttaatttgattagatataaaatttaacaacttaaagaagattattaaattttattatttaaattaagaatatatataatgttatcAGATTATTCGTTTCTTCCATCAAAGTATTTGAGTTATTATTtaggccaaatacataaataaattcttaaacttgttggATTTTTTCCCTTATGTATCTCAACTAAGTCATTTTtcaattgaatcattgaaccactcataatttgtttatttaaaacaccgttggttgattttgatcagcttttctattgtaaatgtctTCAATTGTGTTCGAATTGTAgtaattttgattgaaggaatgaagacaaaccgtgttagtctcatttgttttctaatgtgttcaaatgacttaagtaaaacacaattattctcaaacattttcactatcaattagACTAATGATTTGTAGAACAACATATATATCCTCTATCAATACCGCTCACAAATCTGGTTCCACATCAGACAACGGTGTTTGTTTAAACGAACAAATTAtgtggttcaatgattcaataggaaaatgacgtagttgaggtacctgagggaaaaaacccaacaagtttagGGATCTGCTTATATATTTGACCTATTATTTGTGAATGTTTATCCACTCAGTAATTGCTACCTTCTTTAAATTGTGATATATCTCAAtagttaatgaaaaaaaaagataagagaAGAAATGTTATTTGTCAGTAAATCTAATAATGCCACGAGGCGGAGAGCCTTTCGATAAACCCTGCACCCACTGGAAGTGCTACCCTCTTTTGCTGCATGTTGATTCAGATTCATGTACGTCACATAAAATTAGGAAATGCTACAGATTTTTTTCCCATCCTCAAAATTTGCAATCGAGACTAGatagattttctttttactaaatataaaaaagaaatactcgaatttttcttacaaaaatagAAGATTGGAGTACATATACTCCGTTTTAATTTACTTGGCTCTTATATATCACACATAaacatttcattttacttttccattttaacaaattaagagattcttttttttaaatcatatttaccTAACTTCATAAAGTACTAATAATCTAATAATCAAAGTTAGAGTTTTAAAGtatcattaataaaattttcttaatatatttatcaagttGATAAATGTTAAGTAATAGGTTAATATATCGATGTCAAGTAATATAAAACTGAGGGAGTAAATTGAATGTCCATGTATATGACATGTTGGCAACTTCACATATGTTTGTCATTTGTTAATCATTATAGATTTATGTTTCATTAATCCAAAGAATTTATTATAAGTGATGAATAGAACCTCATAGGTTGGTTGAGGGTACCAATTGAGACAGAAGATCAGTGACACAAGGTTTGGTCATATAGCAAAAGAACAGTCTGTGAAGGGTAACTTACATTAACTCACTAAATTTCAACATTCTTGAATTTCCCCAAAAAACATGTAGAAGTACCAATTGGAATTTATACTAAAATCTTCAcacttcaatttcaaaaatatatatttctttttattctaaCCTTCATGAGGTTGTAAATCCTTGATAATTTGAAGGTGGCAAGTGAACAATATAAATGTGTTAAATTCTTTGCAAAATGACTATAATGGATAAGTAGGGGCTTATCCATTATAATTGATAGGCATTGCAAAATGACTATAATGGATAAGTTGGAGCTTATCCATTATAATGGATAAACATGGGCTTGTTGCCAAACtcttcacctttttttttttttaattaaagtagGTTGCAATTGTTGTATTTTAGTCGACTAGGGGAACCGGTAGCTTTTTGCTCCGCTTCTCTAGCGCATGTTGGCTTAGAGTCCTTTTCGCTAGGTCCAAAAGCTTCTCAAAAGGTCTAATTCAACAGAAATCCCGCATTAAGCATAGCTGATATGCGGCTACAGCTAGCCGATCATATTGTTTCATAAAAGAATCTATATGTATAGAGAGATCCCCCCTAGATATACACATATAATAGATGTCTATAGTTAGACATACATTCTATGGATTCTTCGTTTTTGGGCTGATAAAGCTCGTCGATCCAAATGAATCATATTTTTGGTCTCTCTTTGCTCCCCATCCCAAAATTGACCCACGACACAACATCCATTCGCTTCGCGCGCGGGAAGACAGGAAGTTTAGTTCACGAGATCGTAGCGCAGCGGAGTGGAGCAGCCGCGACACTTCCTTACCAGATCTCGCTAGTGGCCACCTAAACGGTAGGTAGGCGGCGGATATGTGACGCTTGGAGTTGTCGTTCATGCACCCGTCCCCAATGGAAGAATGAGTGATTTATTCCCCTGCGAATCATGGCCTTACCACTTGGTCCCCGATGGCCAGCGAAAATTCGGTATAATAACTTAGGTTCGTTTGCATTGCACATTCCCATTGGACTGGACACATGTTAGTTGTAGGAAGTATAGTTTCGATAATGACTTCGATTCGCCAGTTTAGGCTCAACTTCTCGCTTTACCTCAGCGGACCTAGATGTCGGGCGTTCACAAGTCGGTTTGAGtcaattattaatcaaaataaaaaatcacatcaatttaattgattattgaattattaaaatcaaaccaaacctgctataatgtataaaatatataaatataatttattcagCCTAGTATgattgattattgaattatcaaaatcaaaccaaacatgctataatgtataaaatatataaatataatttattcatcCTAGTGTgattgattattgaattatcaaCATCAAACCAAACTTGctataatgtataaaatatataaatataatttattcatcATAAACACTCATATATATGAAACCAATAAGATAAATATTCTACCCTCTCATGGTTATAGAagattttttctatttgtttcaAAAATGGCAATGAAAGAGGGTGATAACAGAAAGTGCACACCGCTATCTCATGATAGAATACGGCCCCTTTGGCTTGCTCAGATCGAACTGGCTGTAAATTCAGGAAGAGGCACCTTTTGGGTCTCACTTCGTTCGAGCTGAATTACATTCACCCTCTCACTAACTTCATTCAAAAATGAAACAGGAATTTTTATAGAATCGTCATACATTTTTgctttcataaataaatattaaataaattttgatgaatatatgatatttaaaattctttataaaaataatatattatacatgtataataatatataagcGATTCAGTACGGTTcgattatttctttatttttaaaataaaatcagatATTATCGGTTCTTAAAACTCTAAAACCAAACCCACAATACAATCGATTTGGTTCGATTTAGATCGATCTTTTATCCAAACCGTGAACACCCCCAAAGATAAGTATGACTTCATATAGCATAAGGGTAATTATGTCATTATCAAAACACCACTCACTCtatatataaatgttataaGTATATTCACTTCCTCTAGGCTCTCTAGTGATTATAGTGTACCCGTTAAATTCAAATTTGTTGCACcaaaacaaatacaataaaaaatatagaaaatgtcATCAACAAGAAAACCCAAATGGCACccaacaccaccaccaccaccaagcCCTAAAATCCTCCATTTCTCCCGGAGAACTCGCCGGAAAAACCCCAGAAATACGAAAAAGAAACAACTTTATCCAATGGAGAAGAAATATGACTATTACAAAGGGAGATTGGAATGTTTATTTGATCAAGAAAGACACTTTCATGGAAGGTCTTCCTCTcttaatcccattcttctcatCAACACTTCAActtcttcttcgtcttcttcttcttcttctacttcggCTCAGAGGAGAGAAAGAGTCgaagaacaagaacaagaagGTGCTGTCAATGGCGGTGGTGATGCCGGAGACAGGTTtgttaaatcaattttttattaatgaatcttAGTAGTTCAGTCGATTGAACGAAGGAAAAATGTAGCTTAAAGTTATGATTTTTACAGTTTCCTAAAAAGTGGGACTGAACTTTTTAgctttaaatttgtttttcaagAAAACCCTTTATTCACATGGatatattaatacattttttatgaaccaagtttgatattttaacaTAAAGTTCCAATTTTTACAGTTTCCTAAAAAGTGGGGCTGACAAATCTTTGttgaattaattcaaaattgatTCTTGAACCAAGTTTATGTTTTGTGATGAAAGGGAGGAGGAGAAATGGAGGTTTCAAGCAGATATGTTAAGAGCAGAGTGTAATTTTTTAAGGATGGAAAGACAATTTGCTTTGAAGAAATTGGAAAGGAATAGAATTCAGATGGAGAAGACTCTTAGATCAGCTGTTCACACTCTCATTGCTGTGAGTATTATAGTTTCTTGTTATTCGATTTCGATTATCGTtagtatttttttgtgttttagtTATCACATTTATTGTCGTTACTGTTCTTTCCTATGTATGTTGTGTATTGCTCTTCGGTTTGTTGTTACTGCTTTCATTTctatattttcaaaatgtttgatttatcaaaaataatatttctatatatatgatGTACAGATAAGTTTTATGTATACTCAATTATTTTCAGacttaatttatgaaattatactgatgtattattgtttttaataataataccaAACTGAATTCACTTATTATTATCTATAATTATTtgtaataattctttttatctattaattaatgtataaaacTTAATTGTCAAATgtagaaagaacaaaaaaacaGTTTTTCAGTTTTTTCATGCAATCCCACTGTCCAATAAATGCCACCACTGTTCAAATTTTCTCTTTATACATATGaaatagtatttttttctttaatgttctttgttttttacttgaaaaatagTACTCCCTTCATTCGATATtatttgttatgatttttatttttagagtcaaattataaaaattttaactaatattttaagatgaattttttcatcatattaatatataaaaaattataacttatagtacttttcatatagttttaaaatatctaatttttttgtttaaaaatatcgaattaatgtgatctaatttacctttgaaaattaatcaaattgactttctataagcgcaacatgacaaataattctgGACGGAGGGAGTAGAATTATTAAAAATGGAGGTGCTTTAgaatattaaaagtgaattttagAAGTCCTTGATTTTTTCTTACTTTGGTGAAAGTTCAATGTTAAatctttttgttatttgatttttgcagggcaaaaagaagatttttgaagGGAAGAATGTGAATGCAGTATTGGAAGAAGAGATTGAAGATTTAGCAGAAAAACTTGAAGAGTTAAAGAAAAGCTGTAAAAATAAAGATGTTGAAGTGAGACATTGTAGTAACTTTGATAAAAAAGCATGTCATTTACAGAAAAGGCTAGAGAAGTTTGGAGGTTTAACAGATGAAAAAACTCTCAAGGAATTACAACAACTAGCTCAATCAACAAATGAAATTGACaaagaaaccaagaataataCTTCTGCTGATGTAAGTTttgcctttttcattttttctattgATTAGTGTTGCTACTGGTATTCTTTACTTGAGTCGATAGTCTATGAAAAACAACCTCTCATAGCAGTTATAAGTTAGGGGTAAGATTGCATACATTCACCCTACTCAGGCCTTATTTATAGAATTTCActagatatattattatatatagctattaaaaaaaaagatagtcaATTCAAAAAACATCTCGCATTAACAGAGTTCGAAAAAAGGTTACACTCTAAGGAATGTCATGTAGGCATACCTAATGTAAGCACTAATATCTACTTCCACGATTCGAAAAAAAATCTTGATAGAGACTATAAAGTAAGCCATTTATGGCATGTTTATCAACTAAGTAATACCATATAGACTTtttgttgagaaaaaaataagataattggTTTTACTTTTTGGATGTTTGTGTGCATTAGTTAATTATGATTGAGAATGaactatttgaaaatttcaccttgGAATAAGGGTATCTTGTTATTCCACGtggaatatttttaaaaaataaagtactgtaataaaaaatttgaaaaaagacaACAGGGGTGGTGATGTTTTCTCataaataattcaactttagtACATTctacaaattttgaattatatattcACAAAATTCAAGTAATCTTGACTACTTGtagtttttgaaaaatgaaaaaaaaaatagttcgaTGCACTAAGTTTTCTATGTAAGGGGTCCAAAGAAGAGTCTCAACTACAAGATTCTACCATATGTAGTTTTATCATGCATTTTTGCAAGGGCGTATTTCTATAGCTCGAACCTATGGCCTCCTAATCATTTGATAACAACTTTAACAGTTACGTCAAGGCTTTATATTTACagaaattgtaaaaaaaatgttttgtaggtggagttgttgagggaaaAAATGGAAGGACTATCAAAGGGTATGTTAGATAGAATGGAGGAGGAATATGGTGCAATACTTTCAAGCACAACAAACAGTTCAGTTGCCAGTTCAGCTTCAACTTCCAAGAGAATTGACTCTATTACAGACCCTACATCATCTTTCTCAACAAGACAACAACCATCTCAGGTAAAGTCAGAACAGAGAAAATgtttttatacatataataattgtaCTTCTCTGTCTGTACctcaatattaatttaaaatcatgtaCTACACTTACTATAATGAACTTATTGTGTTTACTACTTcagtttcaatttgtttgtcctGTTTTGATTTGACACGAAGCTTAAGAAAGTAATGAGTTCTTCATGTCGAATGTATCAAAATGCCCCTAAATTTATGGTCTTAATCATATTACGTGAAAAAGTTGAAAGTAAATGTTTGAAAGGAGAGAGTATTTCTTGAGGATGTCTTGTAGTAAGATTTTGATGCTACTAATTAAGACCCTAGAGTTATTTCAGAATTTGTGCAACATAAGATTAAATCACCAAACAAGCACcacaaatcatcaaaatacaaGTAGTACCTACTCGACTGGTGATAGTTATTATCTCAGCTAGTCACGTTTTCTTTGTTGAAGAAAATTTAAATCAGAGGCGACTTTTTGAGATAATAACTATTAGTTGAGTGACCAGAAATCAACCCTATATTAGAAAATAGAGAGGAACCTGGAAATGTTGTGTTGCTAATTGTAGTTGTTTTAGATGTTGGATAGGACCTTGTAGTTGTTTGGCAGTTTTTATCTTACGCGGCAACTTGCTTGTAGTGTCAGGGTTGGATTGATATTTCTAGTGACTTTCATTTTATGCTAAGTATAGCGATAGACGATGTGTTCTATCGTAGTTATTGAACTTAGTTTTATGGCTTTGTTGTAACAGACCTGTAGTTCGATGATCAGTGAAATCAATCTAAAGAGAGTATTTTGCATAACATCTCAAGAATCATGCATTTGTAATATGGTGTACTTGTCTTTATCATGTTATAGAGTTTTATTGCTAGTCTTGAACTGAAGAAGCAGTTTTCTCACCCTTGTTTCATGCAAACAGGACATGTTGCCACTTGAGGAGAACAAATGTTCGGGGCGTTGCAAGGTTATAGTTCGAAGGATTGTAGAACAAGTGAGAGCTGAAACTGAGCAATGGTCACAAATGCAGGAAATGCTGCAGCAAGTCAGAGGGGAGATGGAAGAACTTCAGGCTTCACGTGATTTCTGGGAAAACCGAGCCCTTAACTTTGCTCATGAAATCCAATCTTTACAGTCCTCCGTAAGAATCTGGTTCTTTGTTTCCAATGACACGTTGAAAAGAAGTTCCGATTTGAAACAGAAAGTATCTCATTTACTTGGCTTTTGTAGGTGGAAGAATGGAAAGACAAAGCACAAGCATTTGAAACCAAGGCAAAGGATATGCAGTATGAGTTAACTGCAGCAAAAGCCGAGCTAGAAACATTAAGAACAAAGAGATCAACAGCACATGATCAGAGGGAGGTAACATCTACCCCGAATTCACCTCTGCTGTCATTAGCCAAGCAAATTGAGAAGGAAAAACGCGTGTTGGTTTGTCGGTTGAAAGAAGAAAATGTCAATCAAAAGTTGCAAAAACAAAGAGGTGTTGAAGTGATACCAACAAAAGATTTGCCTCCTGTTTCATTAGGGAAACAACTAGAGAAGGAAAAACGCATGTTTATGCATCGTCTAAAGGAAAATCGCGGAGCCAATGACACGAGTTGTAAACGAGAAGTTTCTCCTGTTGGGAGGAGAAAAGAACATTCTTGCAGCAAAGAATCAAGAGTACCAAAAAGGCCACCATTTAGAGATGTTGGAAATTCATCACCATTATTGGTAAGGCAAAATAGTAAAGCAATTTACCCTTTGCACAGCCCTTAAAGCTAAGTATTTGTCTCTGCTTCAAGTGAGTATTTGCTTAGTATTGACTGGTGCAAGAGCAAACAATTTTGGTAATAATAAAGGTATTTGCATTGCTAATTTTGCTGCATCATTTGAAACTCGGTGAACAATAGGTgatctaacatgtgtttaattCACATATCTCGTGTTGCGCTCTTATAATTCAAGATCTCAAGCTTACTACACAGAAACGAAATCATAACAAGCATTTTGGTTAAACCACACCTATgtttaagaaaatattcatcTGCGTTGGATAATCTaaggaaaatattataatttcatattgtataatattttggataacttgatcttctttttatttttttttgtgatgaaTATTAACTTATCGCTTGAATCTTTTGAGGAGGAGGAAGAGCCAAATGTTTCTATaacaaaaattagaaatacATCAAGTAAAGttttatctaatttaaattgACTAATAGTAGaaattttcttatatgattcaaatacgattattttttaataatagctaataatttaattaattaatattaagatGTGAATAATAATCTATGCttctaataaaatatttaatcgaTAAAGATATTTTGAGACTTTCTAATGATAATATAGTAAACCAACATCAAAATTCTTTTGGCCAAAAACTCGATATTTTACCATTGAGATAATTCCGATAAATAGATGGTTCCATGTAGATACCAAATCGGGTGCACCATTAATCTCTCCGTAACTCATTTAATTTGTTCCTAAAGTTATGTAACTCGTAAATAAATGTGTATTCCTCAATAGTTTGTACTTCTTCGACGACggttcaaatatattaatagcctaaaataaaaattaaacgggctcttaaatttaaattcttaataatttttatataattgatttcttttaattttatttgataatataactttcttattttaaattatttttcatgagacATAGTGCTCCAAATATGttaaatttcttctaataatcccttcatttttcatgaaatgtttattttttctacaaatagtattcaatatttgttaaaaaaaataataacttataacctgttattattaaaaatgaggcCACTTAAATTTGATTGCATGAGATACATTCTTTTTTTAAGCTGTCGAGTCATCCCTGACTTTTTGTTATCTAGTTCAAAATCGAACGAATAATAATTAACAGAAACTTTGTACAAATTTTAATCTCTTTCTAACTCAAGAAGTTGAATTTGCTAGATTAAGCCTAcccaattatatttttaatatgatgtGATATTATCTGTTCGGGACAAACTCgtatagtaaaaaataatttgtatgaTAGGGAaactaatttttcataatttcatactCTCGATAGATGCAAACAAAgcccaatatatatatagaggtTTTGGTTATAAGGGGGGTTTAGCTGAAactacccgacccgacccgttTTTCATTCTTCTCCGGCCGGTGACCTCCCCTCCCTCTCCAAAATGGTCGGCTTCCATGTTCGCCGACTGGCCCATCGGCTCACTCGTTCCTCTATCTCTGCCCTTCTTCTTCATGATTCTGCTTCTGTATGTgcatatttttatcaaattcaaaaagttatgtgttttttatgtgcatatttttatttacttttggtTGATTTCTAAAGAGTTCTATGTTCAATGTAGGCGGCGCATGTATCATTATTGAAAGTGGGTTCAAGGAGTTACAACACTGCGGCGAAGAATCGAATTAGGGATTTGTTTCCATCCAATTGTTCAAACGGTATGTCTCATATGAGCCTTATTTGCATCTGCAATTGAGTTAATTTCAGTGAAGTTACAGCCTTTCTGTACTTTGATATTGGTTTATGCCTTTGAACCCAAGGGTGTGGCGTAGTGGTCAATGACGTGGGGTTGAGAATGATGTCAGTTTCAAACCCCACGAGCCTGCAAACTGGCCAGGACAGTAGGTTATATAAATATGGTTTATGCCTCTGTTGTATTGTGTGAAGCAAAACAAGAGTGGTAGAAAAATTGTCCATGAAAGCAAATTTAGGTGCAGAATGGAGCGTTGGGTTATTGATGCCTATTTATGTTATcctgtttcaattttttttgtcctaTTTACCTTTATTCTATTAAAAAGAAGTATCTTTCTGTTTATAGCAACGGTATAATTCCAACTTTCCTCGTAATATGTTTAAGACCCCGAGATTtaggacattttggtacatttgacatatcTTTAGTGTAAGACCagtgaatttaaatgtctaGTTACTTCTTTAAAATCCACGTCAAGTCAAAATAGGACAAATGAAATGAAACAAAGGAAGTGATGTTTTTTCTGTTAGTGTGTGTTGGAGGGTCTAACATTATAGCCTTATTTTGTAGCTTGGCTTGTTTGTGAATTTCGTGAA is a genomic window containing:
- the LOC107003494 gene encoding GRIP and coiled-coil domain-containing protein 2, translating into MSSTRKPKWHPTPPPPPSPKILHFSRRTRRKNPRNTKKKQLYPMEKKYDYYKGRLECLFDQERHFHGRSSSLNPILLINTSTSSSSSSSSSTSAQRRERVEEQEQEGAVNGGGDAGDREEEKWRFQADMLRAECNFLRMERQFALKKLERNRIQMEKTLRSAVHTLIAGKKKIFEGKNVNAVLEEEIEDLAEKLEELKKSCKNKDVEVRHCSNFDKKACHLQKRLEKFGGLTDEKTLKELQQLAQSTNEIDKETKNNTSADVELLREKMEGLSKGMLDRMEEEYGAILSSTTNSSVASSASTSKRIDSITDPTSSFSTRQQPSQDMLPLEENKCSGRCKVIVRRIVEQVRAETEQWSQMQEMLQQVRGEMEELQASRDFWENRALNFAHEIQSLQSSVEEWKDKAQAFETKAKDMQYELTAAKAELETLRTKRSTAHDQREVTSTPNSPLLSLAKQIEKEKRVLVCRLKEENVNQKLQKQRGVEVIPTKDLPPVSLGKQLEKEKRMFMHRLKENRGANDTSCKREVSPVGRRKEHSCSKESRVPKRPPFRDVGNSSPLLVRQNSKAIYPLHSP